A genomic region of Arachis hypogaea cultivar Tifrunner chromosome 5, arahy.Tifrunner.gnm2.J5K5, whole genome shotgun sequence contains the following coding sequences:
- the LOC112803214 gene encoding DNA polymerase alpha catalytic subunit — protein MSDEEAAATTAAGRRRTRGTASSARSEALERLKARVRGGPQIRLENPIYDTVEEEEYNALVAKRREQARAFIVDDDGLGYGDEGEEEDWSKGGFSLSSDESDGAENEAKPKRKKLEKKEHNPNQKRTSAALSAAAVGAQRLSSMFTSSLFKKSRDDKAPDSIVDDVLAEFAADETDRERRRRIHPKAIPNSNSNSSSATNDALRINRDFVSNSSIVGASDLMRGSSLLNTAVNCDVESVRVVSNDVSDLGSEQKKGEAVKENELSIECSDNGKVFSSENGDASIEQVPSNVNVGKEEVVKDSKAEEKPVAVKKELFTLNAKLKEEKEDPALSATAGWQAVRNGGAANANVGDSKALREALHKEEHSEFNLEEDGSLPFYILDAYEEFNGANRGTLYLFGKVKAGNSYQSCCVVVKNMQRCVYAIPSHPIHLTDEMVKLEKDAKKSADFHKKLQDAVSGLKNELAKHLLNLNVSCFSMAPVKRKYAFERFEIPSGESYVLKISYPFKDQILPADLKGESFSGLLGTHYSALELFLVKRKIKGPSWLQVSNFSNCPTSERERFVSWCKFEVIVDSPKDIRVSTSSKISFEIPPVVVTAINLKTTINEKQNVNEIVSASIVCCNMVKIDTPMLASEWKRPGMLTHFTVIRKIDGNIFPLGFSKEVTERNSKAGSNVLCVESSERALLNRLMTELHKLDSDVLVGHNISGFDLEVLLHRSQACKVPSNMWSKLGRLKRSALPRLDRGSKAFGSGARPAVMSCMSGRLLCDTFLCSRDLLKEVSYSLTELTKTQLKKFRKEVAPHDVPKKFQSAESLIELIECSETDAWLSMELMFHLSVLPLTRQLTNISGNLWGKTLQGARAQRVEFLLLHAFHAKKYMVPDKIPNYAKETTLTKRKVAHGVEDSNLQEADGNEANYDNDAADTDNKKSKKAPSYAGGLVLEPKKGLYDKYILLLDFNSLYPSIIQEYNICFTTVERSQGASFSRLPSSLETGVLPELLKNLVERRRLVKKWMKKASGLKVQQLDIQQQALKLTANSMYGCLGFSNSRFYAKPIAELITLQGREILQSTVDLVQNNLNLEVIYGDTDSIMIYSGLDDIAKAKAMASKVIQEVNKKYRCLEIDLDGLYKRMLLLKKKKYAAVKVQFNDDTPYEVIERKGLDIVRRDWSLLAKELGDFCLTQILSGGSCEDVVESIHNYLMQEQEKMRSGQVPLEKYVINKTLTKPPEAYPDAKNQPHVLVAQRMKQQGYSSGCSVGDTIPYIICYEEGCSSGSATGIAQRARHPDELKQEQGKWLIDIEYYLSQQIHPVVSRLCASIQGTSPERLADCLGLDSSKFQHKSSEAPSSDPTSSLLFAADDEERYRGCEPLVLCCPSCSDSFDCPPVFKSICLLGSEKISSSGTEESSYKFWHKLRCSKCPEDGVGRISPAMLTNQVKMQTEKFVLMYYRGVLMCDDETCKHTTRSINLKLVGDSERGTVCPNYPRCNGRLHRKYTRQTCTSSSHISAMC, from the exons ATGTCAGACGAAGAAGCTGCTGCAACTACCGCCGCCGGTAGGAGAAGGACCAGAGGTACCGCTTCCTCCGCCCGCAGCGAGGCCCTAGAGCGTCTCAAAGCCCGTGTCCGCGGCGGGCCCCAGATCAGGCTCGAAAACCCTATCTACGATACTGTCGAGGAAGAAGAGTACAACGCCCTTGTCGCCAAGCGCCGCGAGCAGGCCCGTGCCTTCATCGTTGACGACGATGGCCTCGGCTACGGCGATGAGGGGGAGGAAGAGGACTGGTCTAAGGGAggcttctctctctcctctgacGAATCCGATGGCGCCGAAAATGAAGCCAAGCCAAAGCGGAAGAAGCTTGAAAAGAAAGAACATAATCCCAACCAGAAACGCACATCGGCTGCGCTTTCCGCCGCCGCTGTCGGCGCCCAGCGGCTATCCTCGATGTTCACCTCATCGCTGTTCAAGAAGAGCAGGGACGACAAGGCCCCCGACAGCATCGTTGACGATGTTCTGGCGGAGTTTGCAGCCGACGAGACCGATAGGGAACGGCGGAGAAGAATCCATCCGAAAGCCATTCCCAATTCGAATTCAAATTCGTCCTCTGCTACAAACGATGCTCTTCGGATTAATCGCGATTTCGTTAGCAATTCGTCAATTGTTGGAGCATCTGATTTGATGAGAGGTTCTTCGTTGCTCAACACTGCTGTAAATTGTGATGTTGAGTCGGTTAGGGTTGTTAGCAATGACGTCAGTGATTTGGGTTCAGAGCAGAAGAAAGGCGAGGCAGTTAAAGAAAATGAGCTTTCAATTGAATGCTCGGATAATGGGAAAGTTTTTAGTTCTGAGAATGGTGATGCATCAATTGAGCAAGTTCCGAGTAATGTTAATGTTGGTAAGGAGGAAGTTGTGAAGGACTCTAAGGCAGAGGAAAAACCTGTTGCTGTGAAAAAGGAGTTGTTTACTTTGAATGCAAAGCTTAAGGAAGAAAAAGAGGACCCTGCGTTGAGTGCTACTGCGGGTTGGCAAGCAGTGAGAAATGGTGGTGCAGCGAATGCAAATGTTGGGGATTCGAAAGCATTGAGAGAGGCTTTGCATAAAGAAGAACACTCGGAGTTCAATCTGGAGGAAGATGGTTCGCTACCTTTCTACATACTCGATGCCTATGAGGAGTTTAATGGAGCGAATAGGGGAACACTTTATTTATTTGGGAag GTTAAAGCCGGGAATTCGTATCAGAGTTGTTGTGTTGTTGTGAAGAACATGCAAAGATGTGTCTATGCCATTCCAAGTCACCCGATACATCTTACTGATGAAATGGTGAAACTTGAGAAAGATGCTAAAAAATCTGCAGATTTCCATAAAAAGCTGCAA gatgCAGTATCTGGTTTAAAGAACGAGTTAGCAAAACATCTTCTGAACTTGAATGTTTCATGCTTTAGTATGGCTCCTGTTAAG AGGAAGTATGCATTTGAAAGGTTCGAAATTCCTTCTGGTGAAAGTTATGTGCTTAAAATCAGTTATCCATTCAAG GATCAAATACTTCCTGCGGACCTGAAAGGAGAAAGTTTCTCTGGTCTTTTAGGAACTCATTACAG TGCTCTGGAGCTTTTTCTGGTTAAAAGAAAGATTAAGGGACCTTCGTGGCTACAGGTTTCGAACTTTTCAAACTGCCCAACTTCTGAGAGGGAAAGATTT GTTAGCTGGTGCAAATTTGAAGTGATTGTTGACTCCCCTAAAGACATCAGGGTTTCAACTTCATCAAAAATCAGTTTTGAGATTCCTCCTGTGGTTGTCACAGCAATAAATTTGAAAACCACCATAAATGAAAAACAGAACGTAAATGAGATTGTATCTGCATCTATAGTCTGCTGCAATATGGTTAAG ATTGACACACCTATGTTGGCTTCAGAATGGAAGAGACCTGGAATGCTTACCCATTTTACTGTCATTCGTAAAATTGATGGGAATATATTTCCACTGGGGTTCAGCAAGGAGGTTACAGAGAGAAACTCAAAAGCTGGGTCAAATGTTCTGTGTGTTGAAAGCAG TGAAAGAGCTTTGCTGAATCGCCTGATGACAGAATTACACAAGTTGGATAGCGATGTTCTTGTTGGGCATAATATATCTGGATTTGACCTGGAGGTACTCCTCCATAGATCCCAG GCGTGCAAAGTACCAAGCAACATGTGGTCTAAACTAGGCCGCCTCAAGCGTTCTGCATTGCCTAGGCTTGATAGAGGAAGCAAGGCATTTGGTTCTGGAGCTCGTCCTGCTGTCATGTCTTGTATGTCTGGCCGGCTTCTTTGTGATACATTCTTGTGTTCCCGTGATCTGCTCAAAGAG GTCAGTTATTCATTAACTGAACTCACAAAAACGCAGCTGAAGAAGTTTAGGAAGGAAGTTGCTCCACATGATGTTCCAAAGAAGTTCCAATCAGCTGAATCCCTAATTGAGCTT ATTGAATGTAGTGAAACGGATGCATGGTTGTCCATGGAACTCATGTTTCATTTGAGTGTTCTTCCTCTCACCCGCCAGCTGACTAATATTAGTGGTAATCTGTGGGGGAAAACTCTTCAG GGTGCTCGGGCACAGAGAGTGGAGTTTCTTTTGTTGCATGCTTTCCATGCAAAGAAATATATGGTGCCAGACAAAATTCCAAACTATGCAAAAGAAACAACATTGACGAAACGCAAAGTAGCTCATGGTGTTGAGGATAGCAACTTACAAGAAGCAGATGGTAATGAGGCAAACTATGATAATGATGCTGCCGATACTGATAATAAGAAAAGCAAAAAGGCTCCTTCTTATGCTGGAGGTCTGGTATTAGAGCCAAAGAAGGGACTATATGACAAATATATACTACTTCTGGACTTCAATAGTCTTTATCCTTCTATCATTCAG GAATATAATATATGCTTTACCACTGTTGAAAGATCTCAAGGTGCATCATTTTCCCGTTTACCATCCAGTCTAGAAACTGGGGTCTTGCCGGAG CTGTTGAAAAATCTGGTTGAAAGGAGGAGATTGGTAAAAAAGTGGATGAAGAAAGCATCTGGTCTTAAAGTGCAGCAACTGGACATTCAGCAGCAAGCATTGAAGCTTACTGCAAACAG TATGTATGGATGCCTAGGATTTTCCAATTCAAGATTTTATGCAAAGCCAATTGCTGAACTTATAACCCTACAA GGAAGGGAGATACTGCAGAGTACTGTTGATCTTGTTCAGAATAACTTGAACTTAGAG GTCATATATGGTGATACTGATTCAATAATGATATACAGTGGTCTAGATGATAttgcaaaagcaaaagcaatggCTTCAAAAGTTATTCAAGAG GTCAATAAGAAATATAGGTGCTTGGAAATTGATCTTGATGGTTTGTACAAGAGGATGCTACTacttaagaaaaagaaatatgcAGCTGTTAAAGTGCAGTTCAACGATGATACCCCGTATGAG GTTATTGAACGTAAAGGTCTTGATATTGTCCGCCGGGATTGGAGCTTATTAGCTAAAGAATTGGGTGATTTTTGCTTGACTCAAATTTTGTCAGGAGG ATCATGTGAAGATGTTGTTGAATCAATTCACAATTATCTCATGCAG GAGCAAGAAAAAATGAGGAGTGGACAAGTACCATTGGAGAAATATGTCATCAATAAAACATTGACTAAACCTCCGGAGGCTTATCCTGATGCCAAAAACCAGCCACATGTTCTT GTGGCACAAAGAATGAAGCAACAAGGTTACTCCTCTGGTTGTTCTGTTGGTGATACAATCCCTTACATAATTTGCTATGAAGAG GGCTGTAGTTCAGGTAGTGCAACAGGTATTGCTCAGCGTGCAAGGCATCCCGATGAACTAAAACAAGAGCAAGGGAAATGGCTTATTGACATTGAGTACTATTTGTCGCAACAG ATTCATCCAGTGGTATCACGTCTTTGTGCATCAATCCAGGGCACAAGCCCAGAAAGACTGGCCGACTGTTTAGGGCTTGACTCATCAAAG TTTCAACATAAATCAAGTGAAGCTCCAAGTAGTGATCCTACAAGCTCACTTTTATTTGCTGCTGATGACGAAGAAAG GTACAGGGGATGTGAGCCACTGGTATTGTGTTGCCCCAGCTGCTCTGATTCTTTTGACTGCCCACCTGTTTTTAAGTCAATTTGTTTGTTGGGAAGTGAAAAGATAAGCAGCTCAGGCACGGAGGAATCCAGTTACAAATTCTGGCATAAACTGCGATGTTCCAAATGCCCGGAAGATGGTGTTGGAAGAATATCTCCTGCAATGCTAACCAATCAG GTCAAAATGCAAACAGAGAAGTTTGTTTTAATGTACTACAGAGGTGTACTGATG TGTGATGATGAAACGTGTAAGCATACGACACGCAGTATCAACCTTAAGTTGGTGGGTGATTCTGAGAGAGGAACTGTTTGTCCAAATTATCCTCGATGCAACGGCCGTCTCCACAGAAAG TACACGAGGCAGACTTGTACAAGCAGCTCTCATATTTCTGCCATGTGTTGA